A part of Citrifermentans bremense genomic DNA contains:
- the nuoL gene encoding NADH-quinone oxidoreductase subunit L: protein MFDLVWLIPLCPLIGSVINGLLGKKIKNETVIGGIAAGAVFCSFLVACGILFQLLSLPGEERVFQKTIFTWIQSGNFKADIGFLIDPLSATMLMIVTGIGFLIHLYSIGYMHGEEGFYRYFCYLNLFTFSMLCLVAGNNLLLMFIGWEGVGLCSYLLIGYYFHKKSAGDAGKKAFVMNRIGDFGFLLGLFTLFWYLGVNHNVWTINFVELAKNADLLVPGAVVTTVCLCFFLGATGKSAQIPLYTWLPDAMEGPTPVSALIHAATMVTAGVYMIARMNFIYIKSPTALLVIACVGAATALFAATIGTAQNDIKRVLAYSTVSQLGYMFLAMGVGAFTAGVFHLMTHAFFKACLFLGSGSVIHAMHHALHHEHSEADPQDMRNMGGLKSKMPITFLTFLIATIAIAGIPGFAGFFSKDEILWQAFANPHHGSANLVLWGCGAVAAGLTAFYMFRLVFMTFFGQTRLSEKAFHHLHESPWVITVPLVCLAFLSLVGGWIGVPKILGDVLGGLPNYFEHYLEPVFAYSNAYVLHNVHGAHPSHAVEWGLMGTSVVIACAGIGLAAGLYLIAPSVPEKFVATFPVLHRAVYNKWYIDEIYDFMFVNPCKALGNFLWKGFDVVLVDGIVNGVAAVVRGFSGILRYVQTGFVHNYAFSMVIGVVVIVGVYLFR from the coding sequence ATGTTTGATTTAGTATGGTTGATCCCACTGTGCCCTCTCATCGGCTCGGTCATCAACGGCCTACTCGGCAAGAAGATTAAAAACGAAACGGTCATCGGTGGGATCGCAGCCGGGGCAGTCTTCTGCTCCTTCCTGGTCGCCTGCGGAATCCTCTTCCAGCTCCTTAGTCTGCCGGGTGAGGAGAGGGTGTTCCAGAAGACCATCTTCACCTGGATCCAGTCAGGCAACTTCAAGGCCGACATCGGCTTCCTGATCGATCCGCTCTCCGCAACCATGCTGATGATCGTAACGGGGATCGGCTTCCTGATCCACCTCTACTCCATCGGCTACATGCACGGCGAGGAAGGGTTCTACCGCTACTTCTGCTACCTGAACCTCTTCACCTTCTCCATGCTCTGCCTGGTAGCGGGCAACAACCTGCTCCTCATGTTCATCGGCTGGGAGGGCGTGGGCCTCTGCTCCTACCTGCTGATCGGCTACTACTTCCACAAGAAGTCTGCCGGCGACGCGGGCAAGAAGGCGTTCGTGATGAACAGGATCGGCGACTTCGGCTTCCTGCTCGGCCTCTTCACCCTCTTCTGGTACCTGGGTGTCAACCACAACGTATGGACCATCAACTTCGTGGAGCTCGCCAAGAACGCCGACCTTCTGGTGCCGGGTGCCGTCGTGACCACCGTCTGCCTCTGCTTCTTCCTGGGCGCAACCGGCAAGTCCGCGCAGATCCCGCTCTACACCTGGCTCCCTGACGCGATGGAAGGCCCGACACCGGTTTCCGCCCTCATCCACGCGGCCACCATGGTCACCGCCGGCGTCTACATGATCGCCCGCATGAACTTCATCTACATCAAGAGCCCGACCGCGCTGCTCGTCATCGCCTGCGTCGGCGCCGCCACCGCCCTCTTCGCGGCGACCATCGGCACCGCGCAGAACGACATCAAGCGCGTCCTTGCATACTCCACCGTTTCCCAGCTCGGCTACATGTTCCTGGCCATGGGTGTCGGCGCCTTCACCGCCGGCGTGTTCCACCTGATGACCCACGCCTTCTTCAAGGCCTGCCTGTTCCTCGGTTCCGGCTCCGTCATCCACGCCATGCACCACGCGCTGCACCACGAGCACTCCGAGGCCGACCCGCAGGACATGAGGAACATGGGCGGGCTCAAGTCCAAGATGCCCATCACCTTCCTGACCTTCCTGATAGCGACCATCGCCATCGCAGGTATCCCGGGCTTCGCCGGCTTCTTCTCCAAGGACGAGATCCTCTGGCAGGCGTTCGCCAACCCGCACCACGGCAGCGCGAACCTCGTGCTGTGGGGCTGCGGCGCGGTAGCCGCAGGTCTCACCGCCTTCTACATGTTCCGCCTGGTGTTCATGACCTTCTTCGGCCAGACCCGTCTCTCCGAGAAGGCCTTCCACCACCTGCACGAGTCCCCCTGGGTCATCACCGTGCCGCTGGTCTGCCTTGCCTTCCTCTCCCTGGTCGGCGGCTGGATCGGCGTGCCCAAGATCCTCGGCGACGTGCTGGGCGGTCTCCCGAACTACTTCGAGCACTACCTGGAGCCGGTCTTCGCCTACTCCAACGCATACGTGCTGCACAACGTACACGGCGCGCACCCGAGCCACGCTGTCGAGTGGGGCCTCATGGGCACCTCCGTGGTCATCGCCTGCGCCGGCATCGGCCTGGCAGCAGGCCTGTACCTGATCGCTCCGAGCGTCCCCGAGAAGTTCGTGGCGACCTTCCCGGTCCTGCACCGCGCCGTGTACAACAAGTGGTACATCGACGAAATCTACGACTTCATGTTCGTCAACCCCTGCAAGGCCCTGGGCAACTTCCTCTGGAAAGGGTTCGACGTGGTGCTGGTCGACGGCATCGTGAACGGGGTGGCGGCGGTCGTCCGCGGCTTCAGCGGCATCCTGCGCTACGTGCAGACCGGCTTCGTTCACAACTACGCCTTCTCCATGGTGATCGGCGTGGTGGTCATCGTAGGCGTGTATCTCTTCCGCTAA
- the nuoI gene encoding NADH-quinone oxidoreductase subunit NuoI, whose translation MIMPLIKGLQITLSHMFKKPVTLQYPTERPQIANTFRGLHALNVSHDKAKCVACYLCPTVCPAKCITVEAGEDQNHDKYAAKYEIDMLRCIFCGYCVEACPVDAIRMTEQFELANYTRADFTFTKERLLEKK comes from the coding sequence ATGATAATGCCGCTCATTAAAGGTCTTCAGATTACTTTATCACATATGTTCAAAAAGCCGGTCACCCTGCAGTACCCGACCGAGCGGCCGCAGATCGCCAACACTTTCCGCGGGCTGCATGCGCTGAACGTATCCCACGACAAGGCGAAGTGCGTTGCCTGCTACCTCTGCCCCACTGTCTGCCCGGCCAAGTGCATCACGGTCGAAGCGGGCGAGGACCAGAATCACGACAAGTATGCGGCCAAATACGAGATCGATATGCTGCGCTGCATCTTCTGCGGCTACTGTGTGGAGGCGTGCCCGGTGGACGCCATCCGTATGACGGAACAGTTCGAGCTCGCCAACTACACGCGCGCCGACTTCACCTTTACCAAAGAGAGACTCTTAGAAAAGAAATAA
- a CDS encoding NADH-quinone oxidoreductase subunit J, with amino-acid sequence MESIFFLVVAAVAVISSILVVTCKNPINSALSLVMTFFCLATFYVMLDAPFMAATQVIVYAGAIMVLIIFVIMLLNVRAESGKRGSHAVFAGSVLGLFALFQTVWFLSKGSMTGATGTMDKAQIISVGHVELIGKALFTDFLLPFEITSVLLLAAIVGAVILAKKKI; translated from the coding sequence ATGGAATCGATCTTCTTTCTCGTCGTGGCTGCGGTGGCCGTTATTTCCAGCATCCTGGTGGTCACCTGCAAAAACCCGATCAACAGCGCACTTTCGCTGGTGATGACCTTCTTCTGCCTGGCGACCTTCTACGTCATGCTGGATGCCCCCTTCATGGCGGCCACCCAGGTGATCGTGTACGCCGGGGCCATCATGGTTCTGATCATCTTCGTCATCATGCTCCTTAACGTAAGGGCGGAGAGCGGCAAGCGCGGCAGCCACGCGGTGTTCGCGGGTAGCGTGCTGGGTCTCTTCGCGCTGTTCCAGACCGTCTGGTTCCTCTCGAAGGGTTCCATGACCGGCGCGACCGGCACCATGGACAAGGCGCAGATCATCAGCGTCGGCCACGTCGAGCTGATAGGCAAGGCGCTCTTCACCGACTTCCTGCTCCCGTTCGAGATCACCTCGGTGCTGCTCCTGGCCGCGATCGTCGGCGCAGTGATCCTGGCCAAAAAGAAAATTTAA
- the nuoK gene encoding NADH-quinone oxidoreductase subunit NuoK, which produces MLAIENYLILSAILFSIGTIGVLTRRNAIVIFMCIEMMLNAVNLTFIAFSRHLGNIDGQVFVFFVMTVAAAEAAVGLALMIAFFKNRESIDVEDINLMKL; this is translated from the coding sequence ATGCTAGCGATCGAAAACTACCTGATACTCTCGGCCATTCTCTTCTCCATCGGGACCATCGGCGTCCTGACGAGGAGAAACGCCATCGTCATCTTCATGTGCATCGAGATGATGCTGAACGCGGTGAACCTCACCTTCATCGCCTTCTCCAGGCACCTGGGGAACATCGACGGCCAGGTCTTCGTCTTCTTCGTCATGACCGTCGCCGCCGCCGAGGCAGCCGTAGGCCTCGCCCTGATGATCGCCTTCTTCAAGAACCGCGAGTCCATCGACGTCGAAGACATCAACCTGATGAAGCTCTAG